GCCAGTTCGGCCTGGACGCCGCCCTGGTGCAGATCGCCTTCGTGGTCGGGCTCGCCTTCTCCGGCGGCCTCTTCCTCTCGATCTACTTCCTGCTCTGGGTGCTCACCCCGCCCAACGCCACCGGCAGGGCCCCCGCCAAGCGGCTGATGGACTGGCTGGGGAACCTCACCCGCGTCGGCCCCGCGGTCGCGGAGCCGCAGGGCCCCACCCGGCTCTGAGGTCTGCAGGAGCGCAAGCCCGGAGCGGCCGCAGCGCCGCTTCGGGGGTAAGCCCCGGAGCAGCGCCGGCGCCGCCACGGCATGCATCGGCCGCCGCGGCCCCGAGAGGAATCCGGGGACGGCGGCGGCCGGAGCGACCCCGCGCACGGGGTCAGGCGCAGCGGTGAAGTGAGGCCCTCGCGGGCGGGGCCAGGGCAGCGCGGCCCGCGCGGGCGATGCGGCGGCCGCGCGCGAGCCCTCGCCGGGGTGGCCTAGTTGATCACCGTCACGCAGACGCCCGCTTCGTTGCAGGCGAGCCCGGCGCAGCAGTGGGCCGTGTCCGAGCAGGCCGCCTCGGCCGCCTGGCACTGGTCGCCACCGCCGCCGCCGTTGCCCCCGCCGTCCGGGGTGTTGCCGCCGCCCCCCCCCGGGGTGGAGCACTCGCC
This region of Aggregicoccus sp. 17bor-14 genomic DNA includes:
- a CDS encoding PspC domain-containing protein produces the protein METTKRCSACALDLEPEATTCPHCHAVQGQTAGLHRGGGRTLAGVCTALARQFGLDAALVQIAFVVGLAFSGGLFLSIYFLLWVLTPPNATGRAPAKRLMDWLGNLTRVGPAVAEPQGPTRL